The following proteins are encoded in a genomic region of Doryrhamphus excisus isolate RoL2022-K1 chromosome 6, RoL_Dexc_1.0, whole genome shotgun sequence:
- the LOC131131568 gene encoding troponin I, fast skeletal muscle-like translates to MSEAKKLTSSRRHHLKSLMLQIAANWIEQEAKDIEVAKQAHMAENCPPPNLSGDMASMVEVCKKLQAAIDKIDDARYDIEVKVQKSDIEIQDLKLKVVELAGVKKPALKKVRMSADAMLQALLGGKHKTTIDLRSNLKQVKKEVKEEPTEAVGDWRKNIEDKADRKKMFETS, encoded by the exons ATGTCTGA ggCAAAGAAACTGACGTCCAGCCGCCGGCATCATCTGAAG AGTTTGATGCTTCAGATCGCCGCCAACTGGATCGAACAGGAAGCCAAGGACATCGAGGTGGCCAAGCAGGCCCACATGGCCGAGAACTGCCCGCCCCCCAACCTCAGCGGTGACATGGCCAGCATGGTG GAAGTGTGCAAGAAGCTCCAAGCCGCTATCGACAAGATCGACGACGCCAGATACGACATTGAGGTGAAAGTTCAGAAATCTGACATTGAG ATCCAGGATCTGAAACTGAAGGTGGTGGAGCTGGCGGGCGTCAAGAAGCCCGCCCTGAAGAAGGTGCGCATGTCGGCCGACGCCATGCTGCAAGCCCTGCTGGGGGGCAAGCACAAGACCACCATCGACCTCAGGTCCAACCTCAAGCAGGTCAAGAAGGAAGTCAAAGAGGAG ccaacAGAGGCGGTGGGCGACTGGCGGAAGAACATCGAGGACAAGGCAGACAGGAAGAAGATGTTTGAGACTTCCTAA
- the LOC131131565 gene encoding troponin I, fast skeletal muscle-like isoform X1, which translates to MEDEEEEEEEEEEDAFVCESAPTHADMSEKKMTSSRRHHLKSVILSIALNWLEQEKKDIVEQKEAYMAENCPSPDLSGDQATLMELCRKLHAAIDKIDEERYDAEAKVQKAKKEIEELNIKVVDLRGVKKPALKKVRMSADTMLQALLGSKHKVTMDLRSNLKQVKKEVKEEPTEAVGDWRKNIEDKADRKKMFETS; encoded by the exons atggaggacgaggaggaagaggaggaggaggaagaagaggacgcttttgtgtgtgaat CTGCCCCGACGCACGCCGACATGTCTGA GAAAAAGATGACCTCCAGCCGCAGGCATCACCTCAAG AGCGTGATCCTGTCCATTGCGCTCAACTGGCTAGAGCAGGAGAAGAAGGACATCGTGGAACAGAAGGAAGCCTACATGGCCGAAAACTGTCCCAGTCCTGACCTGAGCGGAGACCAAGCCACTCTCATG GAGCTGTGCAGGAAACTCCACGCCGCCATCGACAAGATCGACGAGGAGCGCTACGACGCCGAGGCCAAAGTGCAGAAGGCCAAGAAGGAG ATCGAGGAGCTCAACATCAAGGTGGTGGACCTCCGAGGCGTCAAGAAGCCCGCCCTGAAGAAGGTGCGCATGTCAGCTGACACCATGCTGCAGGCCCTGCTGGGCTCCAAGCACAAGGTCACCATGGACCTCAGGTCCAACCTCAAGCAGGTTAAGAAGGAAGTCAAAGAGGAG CCCACAGAGGCGGTGGGTGACTGGCGTAAGAACATCGAGGACAAAGCAGACAGGAAGAAGATGTTTGAGACTTCCTAA
- the LOC131131565 gene encoding troponin I, fast skeletal muscle-like isoform X2 — translation MSEKKMTSSRRHHLKSVILSIALNWLEQEKKDIVEQKEAYMAENCPSPDLSGDQATLMELCRKLHAAIDKIDEERYDAEAKVQKAKKEIEELNIKVVDLRGVKKPALKKVRMSADTMLQALLGSKHKVTMDLRSNLKQVKKEVKEEPTEAVGDWRKNIEDKADRKKMFETS, via the exons ATGTCTGA GAAAAAGATGACCTCCAGCCGCAGGCATCACCTCAAG AGCGTGATCCTGTCCATTGCGCTCAACTGGCTAGAGCAGGAGAAGAAGGACATCGTGGAACAGAAGGAAGCCTACATGGCCGAAAACTGTCCCAGTCCTGACCTGAGCGGAGACCAAGCCACTCTCATG GAGCTGTGCAGGAAACTCCACGCCGCCATCGACAAGATCGACGAGGAGCGCTACGACGCCGAGGCCAAAGTGCAGAAGGCCAAGAAGGAG ATCGAGGAGCTCAACATCAAGGTGGTGGACCTCCGAGGCGTCAAGAAGCCCGCCCTGAAGAAGGTGCGCATGTCAGCTGACACCATGCTGCAGGCCCTGCTGGGCTCCAAGCACAAGGTCACCATGGACCTCAGGTCCAACCTCAAGCAGGTTAAGAAGGAAGTCAAAGAGGAG CCCACAGAGGCGGTGGGTGACTGGCGTAAGAACATCGAGGACAAAGCAGACAGGAAGAAGATGTTTGAGACTTCCTAA
- the lsp1a gene encoding caldesmon, smooth muscle: MSNALTRRNSSKQGLQNLMRLTAQRSIEDAEEVERERRRRVREASCRRNSDSAPAEENDMYDFKPSSSPSLEEDEGFSDWTQRRERRRQQRLQEVVHIGGEDKEDEEERNSANKASLENTSITASRRLMQDDDDDDEDVQAEGRQQVQVASTSEVFLVQDPKHSSTDADQQEVTSSPKNQSKKPSRSSEHGESEAERHLEKIRRGLQEKEIQEAEQQLRRRQAEAEREQEELKRRREQRRHVREEAEQHREEEKEQQRRISKEEEERRRMREDTERRRMDTAERTKSMSEHDADEAFSPFGPKTPTHKISERTESLSRSLKKSNSFKKTQALVLVSKIDDKMEKYAHAVENSQEPRGAKAPMVDMPNSLEAVTSKKNLFEGGEAWTSSPTKATASKDTEGIKVGVANMITQWVKGQSDSSRPAQSRPADLRCGDVMQKKNMWEIIGESSGKPGQHVKGSAANTKYKFVVTGHGKYEKILVGGHGGDGTNAESDLYQSDY; this comes from the exons atgtccAACGCTCTGACGAGGAGGAACTCCAGCAAACAAGGTCTTCAGAACCTCATGAG GCTGACGGCGCAGAGGAGCATCGAGGATGCGGAGGAAGTGGAGAGGGAGCGGCGGCGGCGAGTTCGTGAGGCCTCCTGTCGCAGGAACAGCGACTCGGCGCCAGCGGAGGAGAACGACAT GTACGACTTCAAGCCCAGCAGCTCTCCATCGCTGGAGGAGGACGAGGGCTTCAGCGACTGGACGCAGCGGCGAGAGAGGCGGAGGCAACAGCGCCTCCAGGAGGTCGTCCACATAGGCGGAGAGGAcaaagaggatgaggaggaacgCAACTCTGCAAACAAAGCATCCCTTGAAAACACCTCCATCACGGCCTCCCGTCGCCTGAtgcaggatgatgatgatgatgatgaagacgtGCAG GCAGAAGGAAGACAGCAAGTCCAAGTGGCGTCCACGTCTGAGGTTTTCCTCGTCCAAGATCCCAAACACTCCAGTACGGACGCAGAccagcaggaagtgacatcgtcCCCAAAGAACCAATCAAAGAAGCCTAGCAG GTCGAGCGAGCACGGCGAATCAGAGGCCGAGCGCCACCTGGAGAAGATCCGCCGAGGCCTCCAGGAGAAGGAGATCCAGGAGGCGGAGCAGCAGCTGAGGCGTCGGCAAGCAGAGGCTGAGCGGGAGCAGGAAGAGCTGAAGAGGAGGCGGGAGCAGAGGCGCCACGTCCGCGAGGAGGCGGAGCAACacagggaggaggagaaggagcagCAGCGGCGCATCTCCAAAGAAGAG GAGGAGCGCCGGCGCATGAGGGAGGACacggagaggaggaggatggacaCGGCAGAGAGGACGAAGAGCATGAGCGAGCATGACGCCGACGAGGCCTTCAGCCCCTTCGGCCCCAAGACGCCCACCCACAAA ATCTCAGAGAGGACAGAATCCCTGAGCCGCTCACTGAAGAAAAG TAACAGTTTTAAGAAGACGCAAGCGCTCGTCCTCGTCAGCAAGATTGACGACAAGATGGAGAAGTACGCCCACGCCGTGGAG AACTCTCAGGAACCTCGAGGGGCGAAGGCACCGATGGTTGACATGCCCAACTCGCTGGAGGCCGTCACCTCCAAGAAGAACCTCTTTGAGGGCGGCGAGGCCTGGACCAGCAGTCCGACTAAGGCGACAGCCAGCAAG GACACTGAAGGGATAAAGGTGGGCGTGGCCAACATGATCACTCAGTGGGTCAAAGGTCAATCAGACAGTAGCCGACCCGCACAGAGCCGACCAGCA GATTTGAGGTGTGGAGATGTGATGCAAAAGAAGAACATGTGGGAGATCATTGGAGAATCATCAGGGAAGCCCGGGCAACACGTGAAG GGCTCTGCAGCAAATACAAAGTACAAGTTTGTGGTGACCGGACACGGCAAGTACGAGAAGATCCTCGTGGGGGGCCACGGAGGAGATGGCACCAATGCGGAGTCGG ATTTATATCAAAGTGACTACTAA
- the prr33 gene encoding mucin-2 — protein sequence MAVAFGAVIPPGLLSQPYPPPLLPKPGKDNVRLQKLLKRSAKKKASPQVSQSTAPFRSSLSPVNEASPDLEHSDHSTPPKTPESGFYGVQQAARFTARPLYQHVASPYPQRAAYARAGRFSPQPFAYPPYSQHGAVASLYSREQPAPPVPSQMAPPFRPLMPTISQPTQMRAPPSEVKTFSLLSEDPASLRPTLAPPIKPKPVSPNPTLHPAPPTQALIRPLTVLTPFVKPKSPRPTFKATERSRSPKPMFDVPQIRLYTASTSYYETSRTPPVYDTTALTAIGSTVTESPQVPTSEARRGVVQATQHLLVSVSKPQRKSPTLEMKTETSKVESNVFAAPIVEIKRATPTSETRVKTPTLEFQSPKVLTGRPRTPASRTATPVFEVSRPNPLLFAVSPVLMESERTATTRRSPGLQKPPEALLNGDLQKDALANRSPQMITKSKSEPDLTNRTILDEQSPQRPKTPTSELNPAVASLGYQRPKTPTYEANHLLSLSASFKRPRTPTYGMSAPRESAGTFPRSKTPTPKTKSGYRGLTPAEYAAHGGIKTHSPAFGITVSQTPTHHEPSATKKDSAEIKTPTEEPSAKEEPPKDDVHVGEPKSSTIPTIPIIVVSQTPENSAATCNKQVEAIVPPKVPEKRMEIQEAPKAKPSPSDQSSPVQQKVDLPKPAKAKATTTDKDPLKAVRTLLGKDKVLTSKHQEEESGDTTKVEKAKVSTAPPAEATKSKDQDKKSETSVGPKAEKTRDEAPKNLQKPKSLKPKLSGWSRLKKHMVVEQEEPSFPQSGSQTETTGQDQNQNQGVSAAGEGQGGAPKATKMWDAVLFQMFSSKDNIMQQIELNKRDENKTEEKTDEVKDVPSFAYRLPVLLFSPRFDAKKLKEAASRPLTKISSVFEMGLIGRKAKDEEPKDFNRTAKGFSTA from the coding sequence ATGGCGGTCGCTTTCGGAGCTGTCATTCCGCCCGGACTGCTTTCCCAGCCGTACCCGCCCCCCCTGTTGCCCAAACCCGGGAAAGACAACGTCCGCCTCCAGAAGCTCCTTAAGAGAAGCGCCAAAAAGAAGGCGTCCCCCCAGGTGTCGCAGTCCACCGCACCGTTCCGCTCCAGCCTCTCCCCCGTTAACGAAGCAAGCCCCGACCTTGAGCACAGTGACCACTCCACCCCGCCCAAGACTCCGGAGTCCGGCTTCTACGGGGTCCAGCAGGCCGCCCGCTTCACCGCCAGGCCGCTTTATCAGCATGTGGCGTCTCCGTATCCGCAACGTGCCGCGTACGCTCGAGCGGGCAGGTTCTCGCCTCAGCCATTCGCCTACCCGCCATATTCGCAACATGGCGCGGTGGCGTCTCTGTACTCCAGAGAGCAGCCAGCACCGCCGGTGCCGTCCCAGATGGCACCGCCGTTCCGGCCGTTGATGCCCACGATCTCTCAACCAACTCAAATGAGGGCGCCCCCCTCTGAGGTGAAAACTTTCAGTCTACTCAGTGAAGATCCTGCGAGTCTAAGACCTACTCTGGCTCCACCCATCAAACCAAAACCTGTGAGCCCAAATCCGACTTTGCACCCAGCACCGCCGACTCAGGCTTTGATTCGGCCGCTCACGGTGTTAACGCCATTCGTCAAGCCGAAAAGTCCTCGTCCGACATTCAAAGCCACCGAACGCTCAAGATCACCCAAACCCATGTTTGACGTCCCTCAAATTCGCTTGTACACGGCCAGCACGTCCTACTACGAGACGTCCAGGACCCCGCCGGTCTACGACACCACCGCCCTCACGGCCATTGGCAGCACCGTCACTGAGAGTCCACAAGTTCCAACATCTGAGGCCAGGAGAGGAGTGGTGCAGGCGACCCAACATCTTTTGGTTTCAGTCTCTAAACCACAACGGAAAAGCCCAACTTTGGAGATGAAAACAGAAACATCTAAAGTGGAATCGAACGTCTTTGCCGCTCCAATTGTTGAGATTAAGCGAGCCACACCGACATCCGAAACGAGAGTCAAGACACCAACTCTTGAGTTTCAGTCGCCAAAAGTCCTCACCGGGCGCCCGAGAACCCCTGCAAGCCGGACTGCGACCCCCGTCTTTGAGGTTTCAAGACCTAATCCTCTTCTGTTTGCAGTGTCACCGGTTCTCATGGAGTCAGAAAGGACCGCAACCACCAGAAGGTCACCTGGTCTCCAGAAACCGCCTGAAGCGTTGCTCAATGGGGATCTTCAGAAGGACGCTTTGGCCAACAGGTCGCCACAGATGATCACCAAGTCCAAATCGGAACCAGACCTGACAAATAGAACTATTCTGGATGAGCAAAGCCCTCAAAGACCAAAAACTCCAACATCTGAGTTAAATCCTGCCGTGGCATCTTTGGGCTATCAGAGACCTAAAACTCCAACCTATGAAGCCAACCACCTTCTCAGCTTGTCCGCTTCTTTCAAAAGACCAAGGACTCCGACATACGGGATGTCCGCTCCTCGTGAATCAGCTGGAACCTTCCCGAGGTCTAAAACGCCGACTCCCAAAACCAAGTCTGGCTATCGTGGACTGACACCCGCCGAGTACGCCGCTCACGGAGGAATCAAAACGCACAGTCCGGCATTCGGTATCACCGTTTCTCAGACGCCAACGCATCATGAACCTTCGGCCACCAAGAAAGACTCGGCAGAAATCAAAACACCAACCGAAGAACCGTCAGCGAAAGAAGAGCCTCCCAAAGATGACGTCCATGTGGGAGAACCGAAATCCTCAACCATCCCAACAATTCCCATCATTGTCGTTTCCCAAACACCCGAAAACTCAGCAGCAACATGCAACAAACAGGTGGAAGCGATTGTTCCTCCGAAGGTTCCGGAGAAACGTATGGAGATTCAGGAGGCACCAAAGGCCAAACCGTCACCCTCTGACCAGAGTTCTCCTGTCCAGCAGAAAGTAGACCTGCCAAAACCAGCAAAGGCCAAAGCAACTACAACTGATAAGGATCCTCTGAAGGCCGTCAGGACACTTCTGGGCAAAGATAAAGTCCTGACCTCCAAACATCAAGAAGAGGAATCTGGAGACACCACAAAGGTTGAGAAGGCCAAAGTGAGCACCGCACCCCCTGCTGAGGCCACCAAAAGTAAAGATcaggacaaaaaaagtgaaacatcTGTCGGACCTAAAGCAGAAAAGACACGTGACGAAGCGCCCAAGAACCTCCAGAAGCCAAAGTCACTAAAACCGAAACTGAGCGGTTGGTCCAGACTCAAAAAGCACATGGTGGTGGAGCAGGAGGAGCCTTCCTTTCCACAATCTGGCTCTCAAACGGAGACCACGGGCCaggaccagaaccagaaccaaggGGTGAGTGCTGCCGGCGAAGGCCAAGGCGGCGCTCCCAAAGCTACCAAGATGTGGGACGCCGTCCTCTTCCAGATGTTCTCCAGCAAGGATAACATCATGCAGCAGATTGAGCTGAACAAGCGTGACGAGAACAAGACGGAGGAGAAGACCGACGAGGTGAAGGACGTCCCTTCGTTTGCGTACAGGTTGCCCGTCTTGCTTTTCAGTCCCAGGTTTGATGCCAAAAAGCTCAAAGAGGCGGCATCACGGCCGCTCACCAAAATCTCCAGCGTCTTTGAGATGGGTCTGATTGGACGCAAGGCCAAAGACGAGGAACCAAAAGACTTTAACAGAACCGCCAAAGGCTTCAGCACCGCTTAG